The genomic interval TATCCCAGCTGTTGTCGGTATTTTCCTTTGACACATTTCTGCAATACCTAGTCACAGGCAGCTTTTGTTACTGCTTGCACAACTCACACATATACATTTCTACTTGCTATAGGCGTAACTCAACCTTTTGGGCAGCAGCAGTTACATCTTCTCACTACTGGTGGAACTGCAACTCAGGTGCATCTCTGTGGGATCCACCCAGGCATTGAAGTGCTTTTTGGGTGCCAGATTCCTGGCAACCTACAAAGGACCAGCTTGAAGCATTCTGTTTCCCCTCCTGAAGGCAGCTGGATCCTCCCTAAGATGTCTTCTCCCCACATGCACACAGTGGCCTCCTAGGGCTTTATAGTTAAGGATTCTGACCTTTCATTAGGAAACTAATTCTTAGGTGCTATAGCACTGGTTGTAGATCCCCACTGGTTTTGGGGGGATGTAGCTCCAGGTTTTAAAACTGACCACCTAAAGGGAGGTACATGTTTGCACAAATTCCCTCACCTACAGCAATGCTGAACATCCACGAACACACAGCGAAGCAAATTAAACATCTTTATTTGGATGTCAATTCAGAACCCTCCATTCTGGCAAACACTTTAACAGATCTTAGCCATCTGTGACATTTAAATAGGTATGGGAGGTCCCTGTTGTATTTTTTACTATAGCTCCATGAATCCTAAGTGCTCAGCATAGCAAATGGAAGTCACAGCTCTCCCACTCATACAAAGGCAGTGTGTGCGCCCAGGAGCGCCCATGTGCCCCTCGGCAGCCAGAAcggccagcagcacagcagcgcACTCCCTGCCTGCGCGGAGCCCTGCCTGCACGGAGCCCTGCCTGCGCCGAGCCCTGCCTGCGCCGAGCCCTGCCTTCCCAGTTGCCAAGGCAACAGTGGAGCCCGGGCAATGGATGCACAAGGGAGGCAACAGGGATCCCACAACATTTTCATGTCTGTCCATAATTTCCCATTGTTCAAAAAAGAATCTCAAATGTAGAAACGCGAGAGCTGCTCAAGGACACAAAACGCCTGCGATGGCTTTATTCTGTTATTTGTGATGGGTGACGTCACCTATTGCTCAGGCGTGTCTATCAGAGACTACATGACTTTGCGCTTTTCTTTTGGTACTCGAATGAGAAGGCTCTGTTCTTTAGCTTATTGTTTGCCTTCTACCTGGTAACTACAATATTCCCCCCTGATGAGGACTGTCTGAGGTCACCTTTGGAACCTGATGCTTAATTACTTGCAACGTGTGTTAAGACAGAAGAATATTTCTGCCAGCCAGAGGGTGGAATAATTGTGaaggtatttttaattctagtaataaaataccaaaaagcaaaatctatttttatttcagaattacaaCCCACTGCAGGCACTAGAAGCAATTAAATGCTACAACACTGAGCATGTTTTTATGAATGAGCAAAAGCAGTTTCATTGCAGAGTCCTCTGTACTTGTGTTTATTGCACCTAGGGGCGTTGTGCGTTTGGCCAGGAacaaaagaggagagaggatAAGCGTGTGAGAGAACATCATGTTACAGAGCAATTTAGGGCACTGACAATTCTAAAATGACCTGTGCTCCTTTTGAGGGAAGAAAAGGTTCCTTGTTTCTTCAGGAACCTAGTATTTCTTCCACACCGTATGGTTTCTCTTGTGATCTTGGATTATAACATCCAAGAGTCAGGAATTTCTGTGAGTGTGGTTGTGCAGGACAGAGCAAACAGAACTCCACTCACCAGGCTTCCAAAGTTACCATAATAAACATGATCACATGTTGCAAAATGACTCCAGAAAGCGAAAAATATGTTGATCATCATCAGGCAGCAATTTACCgagaagaaaggcaaaacaacGCAGCCTCTCATTATTTCCGCTTGGCACACCAGATGTGATGGGGTAGCAGCCAGATGGCTCCTGCCCCCATCTAGGCTGCATCTACCTTTTAAGATCACTCAGGAGATGAAATACATCTGCTATATCTACGAACTGGGTCCTTCAGTCAAGGGATTACTAAGATTCCAGCATCAATATAAATGAAATGCTGATATCACGTTTTCCAGGGCAGCTTATTTCCTGCACGTCATCGAGAACAAGGTACAGATAGCAACTTTGATCTGCTAGTCACCGTTTCTTTTGTTCCTTAGCCCCCTTCCTCTATCTTGCAATCTGATAGTTCCTTGTAACTCAAACTGACACTGAGCAAACTCTAAACTTCAGCTTGTGATGTCTGCTAAGAGATGCAGTAGTTTGTGGTGGGAGTCAACGTACACTGTTTAAAATTGCTGGGATTCTCTGCAGGGGTTCAGGGGGCTGTCACACTAGGTGGCTGAATCGACTCAACATCTTGCtctgttctctgctgcttccagctgcctaccttttcctcctttgcacCAGCTCTCCCTCTGGCACACTCCCTAATCCAAGAAAGAacttcttccccacccccagtttaCTGTCCCTAACTGTGGAGTTCAGGGAGCTGGACTGACGGGTAGAGGGGTCAGACATGCCCTGAAGCTGCCTAAAGGAAATAACATGGAGGTAGCACCTGAAGTGGGGCAAGGGGAACATCCTTTTTAGGAGCTGGAGGATACAGAATCAGGCCAGCCCATGGAAGTGGGAGTTTTCTTGATGCCCTGGAAACCTCTAATCCaagcttgctttttctccctgcctgctAGGGTGGAGCTGGAGTCATAGTTGGATTTTCCAAAAACCAGCCAtacaattaatttattaattataaGACCAGCCTTATGCTGGATGCAGAGAAGCAGACTGTAAGAAGTCAATGTCTGAATTTCATTTAATGTTGGTAAGGCTTGTTGTGAGACCATTTGAATTCTGCTTGAGAACCCTGTTTACTCACTATGAAGGCAGGCAGTATCTTTCTATTACATTCGCAGAAaacatggaaacatttttcagtgcaaaacaACAGAGAACTGTTTACTGAGCAAGCTACACAGCCTCTGCCAGGGTAGCCATTTCATCCTCTGTAGCAAATGTTTTCACATTCTGCTTAAGCTGGATTATTATTAACGTTTCTCTTTGCAATGATGGAGGCATTCTtgctaaaaagcaaataaaatatgcCCTAAACTTACCAAGGAAGCCaagtgagaaaaataatctgattatAAAAGATAGGATATGGATAAATTGAGACCAGTTAGAAAATCTCTACCCTACAAGAATCAAACATCAGTAAACAAGAATTTAACAAAGCTAACTTGATTTCCTCCTTTACGAGTGGAATTCTGCCCTTAAGGGAAAAACGACTTTGAGCGGGGAGGAGGGAATGACCTACTCttaagttatttcttttttgcctaGCCACTGTAAATACATAGCCTTCTTATACACATACTTCATAAAGACACAATTTTTCTGTCTGGCAGATTCACAATTAAAATACTTGACAATAAGATTGAAGCTAGGTACAGGGAATCGGTTTGCTTCTTGTTAAATTACTCAGGGAGAGCAAAGAGTTGTCACCTGCGCTGTATCCTTTGCTGGCAGGatggctggggtggggaagggggccAGGCTTTCACAGTTGTGTCCCCACCTAATACCCTCCCTGCACCTCAGTTTCAAATGCTCAGAGGGCTCCAGCTGGACAAGTGTCCAGTAGAGTCAGGGCcaagaaatgtctttttccaaaatgcattATGAGGCATTTTCCTGTGACCAAATGCttccattttgcattttcatgtaGAAAAGCTAAAGATAACAACCATCTAAAATGGAAGTATCTGAGATCCAACAGTGTGCTCTTTCCCATCTTGCTAAATAACAGACTAGGACAATTGTCGGGAGTACCAAAAGGCAGGTGCTCAATGTGAATGAATTTTGGATTGGAAGGGGGAAAATTCTCaaaaacctcctttttttttttagtcacaTACAAGATCAGATCttaataattatttataaagGTTTATTTTGAGTTGAAGAAAGTGGCGGGGGAAAATAACCTTACTTGGATTACCTCAGGCACATATAACACATCAAAAGAATCACAAGCTTTGTTCTGTGGAAGCATAGAAGCCACTGAAAACTACATgggaaaaacactgaaaaagacTGGGAAGAGGATTATTTGTAAATGAGAGAACAGAGCctcccctgcaatgagcaggtTCAGGGAAACAGTGTCACCTGTAGCTCCTACACAAGCTACCGCATCTGAACAGCCCCTCCAAGTACACATCCATTACGCTTTAGCGTGGAACAGAAAAGTAGAATAACATCCTGGGGAGAAAGGATGTATACCAAATATAGGGGTCAGTCACATGATTTCTCCAGAGAGGATTTTATCTTCTCATAGCTTTAGCCAACACAAATATTAGGCCTGATTAAATAGAAAGCAATAATTGAAGCACCTCCCACTGTGAAACATTCTCCCATCCtgtaaaacagaatttaatatACTTTAACAGCACTTCTTAAAAACGTAGTAAAAAACAACAAGGTGtgggtggttgttttgtttggggtttggttgttggggttttttttgaaagtgaTTTCAGTGGAACCACCAATAAACTTGCCCTACTAAACCCACTACTGAAGTTCATCTTGGTCTTACACGTAACTTTGCTACAAGGCTTACAAGAAGGGGCAAAGGATAAAGGAAGCAGGGCAAGAACTCTTTCTGGTGCAGAGTATTGCTAGATGCACGGGCTGTTTGTGGTGAGGTAAGAAAAACTTGTCCCTCTTGCACCACTCTGCCACGGTCCCTCTGGGTAccagagctgtgttttgcagtagGGCATTGCAGCACTGTCCCATAGGGACTCTGTCGGTCCATCACAGCTTCTTTAAGCACATAGTATTTGCACAGATACCTAGAAGGACCTACTAGCACCATACTATTTGCTACAATTTGAAGTATGTAGCATGAGCAGATTTCCCTGCACAGAAGATTAGGGGTTTGCCCCATTTTTGCAGAGAgcttgctggaaaagaaaccaaagatctggattctcttctttcttcaggtTATAAATCCCATTAGTACTTTGGTTTACCATGTTCTTTACCTCACACCTTCTGGAAAGATACACCTATCAGCAAGATGGGCCTCAGCTTTGATTTTTCGATTATCACATCACTGAGACCATTTTCTGTTTAACACAACCCAATTTCTGATATATATGGAAACCTCACAGATGTTGGTAAGGGGAGAATTGTTATTGCTCTCACTCAACAGACTGGAAAACATCTGTTGGAAAACAGATGTAGGCCTACGTTTTCAAcagatatttaaatgttttgaagaacCAGACTATATATTGGACCATCCTTTCACAACTGTTGGTATAAGGCCTTAGGCTGAGGTCCTGTAACTAAACAGGGAAGGGAAATTAGAGATGGTATCTCAGTGTTAACATACCTCATTccatttcaatttaaattaaacCTACATAGCACCTAGCTGCTTTTACAGCCTTAACCTTACTTTCTGGCATTTACCAACAGACAAACATTGAATTGTTTGCCTTGGTCAAGACATTCCActaatgcaattaaaaatgccACACATtgaataaaggaaacaaaacaaaaaaagtattcctTTTCCCAACACCATCAGCTCTAACTGTCAACAGAACAGAATGCTTCCCCGCAGGCCGCTGTTGATATGTTGAAACAATAATATATTGCTCGATACTATTAACTTCTTTCTCAATACAAATGAACCATTGTATGTGGCCTAAGCCGCACACTGCTAAGTCTTACTATCTATCCTCATTTCTTCCAGACAGGACGCCTCACGCAAGACCTTTGGGGTTAGAGGTGCTGCTCATCACACGGCCAAATACAAATCAACACCCAGTAGAGGTTAAGGCAGCCGAGTTATCTAATCCTGAAATCCTTtcagtggttttgctttctttgtgaAACAGCGAAAATGCAACCACCAGCACTTGCTAAGACATCTGTTTGTTGTTTAGCACACAGCAGCCAATCTCCAGTTTTTATAGCGAATGGTCTCCTGGGTGATAGATACAGCTAAATCTCAAAGatccagcagaagaaaatagtactgcagcccccaggcacagTGTGAGACTCATCCTCCCTTATAGCTGGTTTACTGTTCCATCCAAGGAGGTTTGAACCTTCCGTCTAAGCCTTCCAGTATCCCCTTTTCCTACATTTCCCTCAACTCCTACTGGAatggtttatttctttatttattttaatgattatGACTGGCAAATAGGCTGTGTAGGATTTATGAAAGGACATGTTTCTGTCTAGAGTATCTTTATTTATGGTTTCTCTTCCTCTAGATAAAACCGAATACAAACAACAGCAAGCAATGTAGGATGGTGTCCTACTTCTAGTAAGGGAGCTGTACTGAAATGTGTCACTTGGGTAGCTATATTTAAGGGTTAGCTAGAGTGTAATTACACTAAGAATTAGAAGCTAGACATGCTGAACACCACTGAAACCTGCTACGCTCCCACAGTGGAAAGGATGATCTTTACTATCAAAAAACAGTTTCTCATCTTTTAGttaaaactttgtttaaatTCATTTGCTGGCTCCCCTTCTCAGCTTTACAAAGCTATATGATAAACAGTTTCAAGTACAACCCAACTAGGTAATTTCAAGGGAAGGTTACTCGGGCAACCAGATAAGCTGTTCTTTCCCCAAAGGCCTGAGGCAGCATGCATTAACTCAGTTACTAAAACAACCTTGGTTTGTTTAATGCTTAATCCAAGAACTGCTCAAATACTAAGAAATACAAGTACTAGTGGACATATATAAACTCATATTAGTTTACTGACAGTTCAGGCAGTTTAAGTGCTTCTTGCCCCTCTTTACAGGGTGTACACCAGAAATCAAGCACGTGGATGATGgatgaaagaaaagctttagcAAGTGCCAGCTGTCCTGCACGCCAGGTTAACAGGCCCGTCAGCAGGGCAGCATCCACAGGCAGTGGAGTCAATTAACAGAGCCAAAACAGGCAAGATATTAGCCATGCACAGCATCTCCATTTTAAGCCTTTTTTCCAGTAATGCCTGGCAAGCATTTCATTAAAGGACCACAACGGAGGTTGCATACATGTGGATACCAGCTCTGTCAGAGCAGTAAGGACCACAGTAACTGTAGCACTGGTAGCAGTTCTCAAAGCACAGTTCTCTTTTGGCACAGCACTCCCCTAAGTGGTGCTTGGGTGAACAAGGGACTAAGCTTACACATTGGGTAACTGCTACACTCCATGAAGGATTTTACTCTTGTTTTGTACGAGTACAGAAAGTCTCACAGAGCCTAGAACTACCGACAACTGCATTGTAGGCTCACACAGGATTCTTACATCCTTTAAGCATATGGCAACTTAAGTCCCCCCTCCCTCATTGTAAAGAATCCATACTTACCTTCACAAAGACATACAACAgggtgctgctgcactgctctcACCTCCCTGGGTAGAGGtctggctcctgctgcagggatCAAGAGCATCAAACAGCTGCCCTGCAAATGCATAACCTGGGATGCTGGAAACTGCTATTGTCAGGGTATCTACGACTACTCCAAGACAGTATGTATGCTTGAGCAGCCTTTAAGCCATGTAATCTAGAAATATGCTCATCACCTTGTCTCCTATAAAAGGAGACAATTGCCCTGAAGAATCAATCCCTTTACAGTTAAGGGCAGCTTAATGGCTGTTTTTGAGAAACAATAATTTTATGCCCAAATAGAGGTGCAGGTTCTTAACCAAGTCCTCAAGTTGTCTGCTAGTACACAGCTATGCTTCCCTGCATGGACTTTTTATATTTAGAGAGGAGGGCTGCAGGAAGATAGGTCAGCTCAGGATCAAGTCAAATCACAAGCAGCCACCCATATGCTATATAGGTGCCACACACGGATACTATGGGTACCATGTACTTGTTCCAGGCCTTGGGACAAGGAAGAGCTGCTGAATGGCAGTGGAGAAGCCTGCAGCTATCCCATCAAATCTGTTTTGACAGCTTGTAATGTGGAATTCAATACCTTCTCACAGACCTCACTAGCATGTATGTCCATAAATAGGAGTTGCAGAATTCTCAAGTGCAGTGTCTTGTTTCTATTAGCTAAGGCAGCTTTCTCCCCAACAATAGAGCTGTCAGACACAGGAGTGAACCAACGGTTTCCATAAATTGCTACCATCTTCAACTGCAGTTTCCCCATACCGCTAAATTCACAGGCTGAGAAATGTTGATTTATTGAGTTTAAACTTTCACTGAGGTTAAGGAATAAACTGAGAAGCAAAGCTACAGAAAACTACACGAGTTATTTTCTTAATctagagagaaaaaaggcagaggagacAGTTTAGGACACAAAAAGCCTTTATGTTTGAGAAGTTAACCATTTCAACAGAAgactctgaagtattttttttgcaaCTACTGTTACATTGGACAGTCAAGGATACAAAACTGCTGACAGAAGCAACAGTGGAGAGCACCAAATTAAGAAAATGCATGCTTCAGCACAACTGCACAGATTCCTCCTCAATGAACACTTGCCTGCTCAGACTATACTTAACTCCTACCCATTTCAACTTTACGCCTcatcttcctccccctcctcttcaAACTCCCCCTGCTCATCAGCAGTGGCATCCTGGTATTGCTGGTATTCGGAGACGAGGTCATTCATGTTGCTCTCTGCCTCCGTAAACTCCATTTCATCCATGCCCTCGCCGGTGTACCAGTGCAAGAAAGCCTTGCGCCGGAACATGGCCGTGAACTGCTCCGAGATCCTCTTGAAGAGCTCCTGAATAGCCGTGCTGTTGCCAATGAAGGTGGCAGACATCTTGAGGCCACGTGGGGGGATGTCGCAGACTGCCGTCTTCACGTTGTTGGGGATCCACTCCACAAAGTAGCTGCTGTTCTTGTTCTGCACATTGAGCATCTGCTCGTCCACCTCCTTCATGGACATGCGGCCACGGAAGATGGCGGCCACCGTCAGGTAGCGGCCGTGGCGGGGGTCGCAGGCGGCCATCATGTTCTTGGAGTCGAACATCTGCTGCGTCAGCTCGGGCACCGTCAGGGCTCGGTACTGCTGGCTGCCGCGGCTGGTCAGAGGGGCAAAGCCCGGCATGAAGAAGTGCAGCCGGGGGAAAGGCACCATGTTGACCGCCAGCTTGCGCAGGTCGGCATTCAGCTGGCCGGGGAAGCGAAGGCAGGTGGTCACACCGCTCATGGTGGCCGACACCAGGTGGTTGAGGTCCCCGTACGTGGGAGTGGTCAGCTTCAGGGTGCGGAAGCAAATGTCATACAGGGCCTCGTTGTCAATGCAGTAGGTCTCATCCGTGTTCTCCACCAGCTGGTGCACAGAGAGGGTGGCATTGTAGGGCTCCACCACCGTGTCCGACACCTTGGGGGAAGGCATGACGCTGAAGGTGTTCATGATGCGGTCGGGGTACTCCTCCCGGATCTTGCTGATGAGGAGGGTGCCCATCCCAGAGCCCGTGCCACCACCCAGCGAGTGGGTCAGCTGGAAGCCCTGCAGGCAGTCGCAGCTCTCCGACTCCTTCCTCACCACATCCAGGACAGAGTCCACCAGCTCAGCACCTTCCGTGTAGTGCCCCTTGGCCCAGTTGTTGCCAGCCCCACTCTGACCTACGGGGCAGACCAAGAGCAAGGTGCCACATTAGTGCCCCACCAAGGGACACAGGTGATgccacctcccccaccccacggGCTTCACCCCTCACCTCCACCCCCACTCCGCTATTGGGATTCACATCCCCCAGGGTCACTTGCATGCTCGCACCAGGTCTCTCCTGGGCGGAGCTCCCGCTTTGGGACTCCTCCATCCCACACTCACCAAAGACAAAGTTGTCGGGACGGAAGATCTGTCCAAAGGGGCCGGAGCGCACAGAGTCCATCGTGCCAGGCTCCAGGTCCACCAGGATGGCACGTGGGACATACTTGTTACCTGTGGGGGAAACCAGTGCCAGTGTTACAGCcccgcaggcagcagccagtgcCACAGGAGCCCCAGTGTGCTCCCTTCACCTCCCAGTTTGCTGCCTAGGACATGGCAGGCGAGGGAATGTGGATAGAGGCATTTTGGGCTGGGAATACAAAGGAACCATTGAAGCACCACTGGGGCAGCACCCACTGCAGGGACGGACGGCGGGGGCACGGGCAGCACGGTGGGATGTGCTGGGGGCGCCCctgcacacccacccaccccgcAGCACCGGGCCGGGGGGCTCATCGCAGAGCGGCATTACCGGTGGCTTCGTTGTAGTAGACGTTGAtcctctccagctgcaggtcACTGTCCCCGTGGTAGCTGCCCGTAGGGTCGATGCCATGCTCATCACTGATGACCTCCCAGAACTGCGGGGACAGGGCGGGAGGGGTCAGCGCCACCAcgccccgcccgcgccccctGGCCGAAGCCCCGCGACGTGGCACGCGGGGATTCGCCGCGCGTGGGGGCGGCCCCCGCCAGACGCGGCCACTAccgcgcccctcccccccctcacACCGACGGGAGGGGTGTGGCACCGGCTCGGCGCCCCCTTCCCCCGCCCGCCCGgacccctgcagcccacggggGGCGGGCAGAcggcagagctgcccccccccacccaaGGGGCACCTCGCACACGCCACGGGAGCCCCCCCGAGAGCCAACAGCCCCGCGCGCACCCCCCGCACCGGAGGGGCGAGCCCGGCGGTGCCCTGCAGCGGGAAGAGGGGTCGTGCCCCCCCAGCTGCGCCCTGCCCGGGACACGCGGAGCCCGGCTGAGCGAGCACGGcaccgccccgcagccccgggcagGCGACCCGCGGCGACCCGCACCGGCCCGTACCTTGGCGCCGATCTGGTTGCCGCACTGCCCGGCCTGGATGTGCACGATCTCACGCATGGTGACGGTGTCCGACGCTGCTGCCGAcgctgctgccgctgccgcctTCTCCGCCCGCTCCCGCACTCGCCGCTGCGGCGGCCGCGCCCCACGCCGCCCCTTAAATGgggcgccgcgccccgccccgccggtgACGTCATGCGGGAACGGCGCGGAGCCAATGGGCGCGCAGGGGCGTGGCGTGGCTGCAGCATTGTCTCCCgcagcgggggcggggcggggcggggctggggcggggctAGCGGGGAGCGGCTGCGGGGCACCGGCaccgccgccggccgccgccccgGTTCGTCGCTGACAGCGGGGACAAAGGCGCGGAGCACCGCGGCGGGTGTCCGTCCTGGGCCGCCCCGCGTACGAACCGGCTCTGCCACCGCGCTGCTGGCAGCCGCCGTCCTTCCGCCCTCCCGCGGCCGCCGCAGCCTTTTGTTCCCCCAGACAGTCACAGCTTCCCTGCCGCAGCAGCGGGCGTTGCCGCCGCGGGGAGGGGGAGCCCCCGCCCCTCGCCGGTGCTGCCGTTCGCACGGCGCCGGCGGGAGAGACACCTCCCCACGGGGGCACCGCgcacccaccagcagcaccccgTGCCGTTAACGCCCGCATCAGCGGTCAGGAGCCCCGCGCCCTGACCCGGTTCATCCGTCTCCGGCAGGACACGCGTGGGCTTCCCCGCAGCACGGGCTGTGCCGTATGACCTCTCGTCCGCCTCCCCTGCCCTGTACCCCGCCGTGCCCCGAGCGAGCCGTGCTCGCCGCTCCCCCGGTGGCGGGCTCAGCTGTCCTTCCCCTCCCGTCAAGGGCGGGTGTCTCTCCCTCGGCTGAGCCGGGGGCCGCTCCCTGGCAAAGCCACCGGCTCCCGCGGTCCCCCGCCCGGCTAagggcagcagccaccagccaccCTCGGCCAGACAATAGACAACGTGGGTGCTGCTtcatggggctgggggcgcggggggagggTGTTTTCCCTTAGCTCGGCAGCAATGGGGTCTTGCACCTCGCTGACGGATGAAGAAAGGAGctgaaaagggggggggggggggggggcaagggaGGGCTGGACGTGTGCGCCCCTGAGGTGCTTTCCCCAGTTTATTTTCCAGCATCCCGGTGTGGCACTGCGGGCGGTACAACGGCACACGCCCACGCCGCCGGAGAGGAGGAGGTcgggggggtcgggggggggaaGCACCGAGGGGCGGCACGGTCCGCTCCGCGCCCGGTGCCCGTCGGTGCGGTCAGCGCGGCGTGTGGCTCCCCGTGGGGGGCGCCTGCTTCCCCACACGGTTTGTGCGGCGGTGAGGGGGTGCGGGGccccccggggggctgcccggAGCCCCGGTAACCGCGGGCAGGCTCCCCGCGGCCAGCGCCAGGCGGAACTCCGCCAAACCCGGGTTTAGTAACACACTAGACGAAGGCTACAACAGCTCTTCTAGAGGTGCAGCTAAAGAGTTCATCACCATTCCCGATCCGTATTTCTTCCATACACTCTTTCCTTTGTTCTACCCATGTGCCGATCCCCCTAATCTTTCTAACCTCGTTTATGCAGATGGATAACCCTGCCTATGGATCACTCTAGATCTGG from Falco biarmicus isolate bFalBia1 chromosome 3, bFalBia1.pri, whole genome shotgun sequence carries:
- the LOC130146404 gene encoding tubulin beta-2 chain, whose protein sequence is MREIVHIQAGQCGNQIGAKFWEVISDEHGIDPTGSYHGDSDLQLERINVYYNEATGNKYVPRAILVDLEPGTMDSVRSGPFGQIFRPDNFVFGQSGAGNNWAKGHYTEGAELVDSVLDVVRKESESCDCLQGFQLTHSLGGGTGSGMGTLLISKIREEYPDRIMNTFSVMPSPKVSDTVVEPYNATLSVHQLVENTDETYCIDNEALYDICFRTLKLTTPTYGDLNHLVSATMSGVTTCLRFPGQLNADLRKLAVNMVPFPRLHFFMPGFAPLTSRGSQQYRALTVPELTQQMFDSKNMMAACDPRHGRYLTVAAIFRGRMSMKEVDEQMLNVQNKNSSYFVEWIPNNVKTAVCDIPPRGLKMSATFIGNSTAIQELFKRISEQFTAMFRRKAFLHWYTGEGMDEMEFTEAESNMNDLVSEYQQYQDATADEQGEFEEEGEEDEA